A stretch of Bradyrhizobium sp. AZCC 2262 DNA encodes these proteins:
- the otnC gene encoding 3-oxo-tetronate 4-phosphate decarboxylase yields MSETRIREEICRLGRSLFERGLTPGSSGNISVKLDDGGWLVTPTNASLGSLDPARMSRLGPDGRLVSGDAPTKEVPLHTALYQTRTAARAVVHLHSTHSVALSMLPEIDPRAALPPMTPYYLMKCGQTALVPYYRPGDPAVADAIKGLAGKYSSVLLANHGPVVSGDTLEAAVYAIEELEETAKLYLLLRGLNPRYLSPEQVKDLTEVFGLTPPEHRHS; encoded by the coding sequence GAGGAAATCTGCCGGCTCGGTCGTTCGCTGTTCGAGCGCGGGCTGACGCCAGGCTCCTCAGGCAACATCAGCGTGAAACTCGATGACGGCGGCTGGCTGGTGACGCCGACCAACGCCTCGCTAGGCTCGCTCGACCCGGCGCGGATGTCGCGGCTTGGCCCCGACGGACGGCTGGTATCCGGCGACGCGCCGACCAAGGAAGTTCCGCTGCATACCGCGCTCTACCAGACCCGCACCGCCGCGCGCGCGGTGGTGCATCTGCACTCGACCCATTCGGTGGCATTGTCGATGCTGCCCGAGATCGACCCCCGCGCCGCGCTGCCGCCGATGACGCCCTATTATCTGATGAAATGCGGACAGACGGCGCTCGTGCCGTATTATCGGCCGGGCGATCCGGCGGTTGCGGACGCCATCAAGGGACTGGCCGGAAAATACTCCTCCGTGCTGCTCGCCAATCACGGGCCGGTCGTTTCAGGCGACACGCTGGAAGCCGCGGTTTACGCGATCGAGGAACTGGAAGAGACGGCAAAGCTGTATCTGCTGCTCCGTGGGCTGAACCCGCGGTATCTATCGCCGGAGCAGGTGAAGGATTTGACCGAGGTGTTCGGGCTAACGCCGCCGGAGCATAGGCACTCGTAG